The Polynucleobacter sp. MWH-UH2A DNA segment TAATGCAGCGTTCCCCAATCTGGGTTCCCGCATAAATAGATACCGATGGATAGATCAGTGCATCACTTGCGATCGCGCTATCTTTTGCAATAGACGCATTACCCAAGATCACAACCCGTTCACCCAAACGCACATTGGGGCCAATATGAACAAACGGACCAATATGACATGAAGGAGGAATGATTGCTGATGGATCAATTACCGCGCTTGCATGAATACCGGGGACATGAGCTGGCGCACTCTGTTTTGCAAAATGTTGTGCCATGCGCGCAAAGCTTGCATAAGGATTCTGAGAAACAAAATAAACACGCTTTCCTGAATTTTTTCCGGGATTCGCCTGCAGAAACTCAAGATCAGACCTACTGACAATCAACGCCCCAGCGCCACTATCGGCAGCTTGCTGACGATACAACGGGTTCGATAAAAACGAGATTTGGTTCTGTGTTGCCCGCTCTAGAGGGGCTAAACCAACAAAAGAGTTGGAAGCCTCCCCCACCAAGCTTGCTTGAAACTGATTGGCCAGCTCGATGGCGGTAGGCATAGATTACTTCTGGCTATTCAAGGCCTTGATGACATCATCAGTAATATCAGCCTTAGGACTTACAAAAGCTGCTTCCTGAACAATGATGTCTAACTTACGCTGTTCGGCAATTTGACGCAATATAGTGTTCGCCTTCTCAGCAATCTTAGCGCGCTCCTCGAAAGTACGCTGATTCAGATCCTCGGTGAATTCGCGTTGCTTGCGTTGCAGTTCGCGATCTTGATCCGCCAGCTCACGTTGACGACGCACACGATCCGCCTCATTCATTACTGCCGCATCGCGATCCAACTTCTCAGCGGCTGTTTGGATTTTTTGGGCGCTGTCACGTAAATCATTTTGGCGCTTTGTAAATTCATTTTGCAAACGAGTTTGCATTGCCTTAGCAAGATTGGATTCGTTAAATACCTTTTCAGAATTCACAACGGCTACTCGTGTACCAGCATCTTGCGCAAAAACATGCGGCGCTGAGATTACTAAGGCTACAGCAGCCAAAATCCATTGAAGCGATTTAGAGAATTGAACAAACTTCATAAATACTTTCCTTAAACAATTAAAACGCTGTACCAACTTGGAACTGGAGGCGCTGGATATTATCCGTTGGCTGTGACCTGATCGGAATACCGTAGCTAAACTTCAAAGGACCGAGTGGTGATATCCATGATAAACCCAAACCATAGGAATATCGCAAAACGAGGTTGATGTTTTGACCAAACGCATTACCACCGTCAACGAAGGTAAAGACTCGCAAGGTTTTATCCACCCCAGATCCCGGGACAGGGACGGTGTACTCCAGATTGCTCACAATCTTGGATTGACCACCAGTTGGTTGATTAGTCCCAAGGTACTGGTTGTAATAAAGCGGACCTAGAGAGCCTGGCGCATATCCACGAACTGAGCCGATACCACCCACATAGTAGTTTTTGGTAATTGGGAAAGGATTATTTCCGTAGGCCTGGCCATAACCCACTTCGCCATTGAAAGACAAAATATTGCCTTTAGAGAAAGAGTGGTACTTCTGATACTGACCATACATACGATAGAAGGTCATATTACCAACCGGAGTGCCAGCCTCAGCAGATAGCTGTTGCAAAGATCCGTCTGATGGAATCAATGCGCTATCGCGACCATCACGTGCCCAACCAACAGTCAACGGTACGTTATAAGTTGTTAATGTTCCGGGATAACCTGGGGCAGCAATACCGTAACTTTGCGCATAATTCAAATATGGAATTGGCGTATTAACCGTAGTCTGGATTTGGAAAGCCTCAACACCAGTACCAAAAAATACGCGATCGACCTCTGTATAAGGCACGCCAAACTTAATGTTGGATCCCACGGATTTAATCTGGTAGTCAGGGTCGCCCACATAGTACAAAGGCTTAGATGATCTGTAGTAGAGGTCGGTATAGCGACTGATACCATCTTCCGTGAAGTACGGGTCGTAGTTCGAAAGGGTTAAGTTCTGATTGATCTTGCCCACAGAAGCATTCAGACCAACGGAAGTGCCTGTACCAAACGCGTTATCTTGATTAATACCCGCTGAAAGAATCAGCTTTTCAGTGGAGGAGAAGCCCGCACCAATTGTGACGGCACCAGTAGGTTTTTCAGTCACTTTCACATTGACATCCACTTGGTCTGGGGATCCTGGCACATCTTCAGTAGTGATGTCGGTTTCAGTGAAATAGCCTAGACGGCCAAGACGCTTTTTAGACAAATCAATTTTGTCGCTGTCAAACCAAGAGCTTTCAAATTGACGCATCTCACGACGAATCACCATGTCGCGGGTTTTTGCATTTCCAGAAATTTCAACCTTGCGAACATAAATACGGCGACCTGGATCAATCACCAAAGTCAAATCCACCTCAGCCTGCTCACGGCGAATATCTGGTTGCGGATTAATCGTTGCAAAAGCGTAGCCGTAAGAGCCCAATACTTCGGCAATTGCCTTGGTGCTCTCCGTTAATTTTGCGGACGAGAATGTATCGCCTGGCTTGAGCACAATTAACTGCTTTAACTCTGCTTCCTTACCCAATAATTCGCCAGCTAAACGCACATCTTTAACCGTGAACTTCTTGCCCTCGCGAATACTAATCGTCAGGTAAATACCTTTTTTATCTGGCGTAATAGAAACCTGCGTTGACTCGATCACAAACTCAAGATAACCGCGATTCAAATAATAGGAACGAATCGTTTCTAAATCCGCGGTGAGCTTTTGCTTGGAATATAAATTGTCTTTGCTATACCAAGAAAGCCAACCACCCGTCTTCAATTGCATTTCACCACGTAAAGTGCCTTCACTAAACGCTTCATTACCGATGAAATTAATTTCTTGGATTTTGGCGACCGGACCCTCATCAATATTGAAGTAGATGGCTACTTGATTACGCTCTACAGGAGTAACAGTGGCAACCACCTCGGCAGCAAACATACCCTTGCCGACATATTGACGCTTTAATTCTTGTTCGGCCTTATCAATTAAGGCTTTATCGTAAAAGCGGGCTTCTGCTACACCAACTGTTTTCAAAGACTTACGAACAATCTCTTGATCAAATTCTTTCATTCCCGTGAATTCAATTCGGGAAATCGTTGGGCGTTCGTCCACGATCACAATCAGCACATCACCCTGCGCCTGAATCTGCACGTCTCTAAAGAAACCGGTGCTATACAAAGCCTTAATCGCTTCCGCACCCTTCTCCTCGGTAAATGTATCACCGACCTGAACTGATAAATAACTAAATACGGTTCCAGGCTCGACTCGTTGCAAACCCTCTACTCGAATATCTTTGACAACAAAAGAATCGGCTGCATAAACATGCAGGCTCAATCCAATAGACAACAGTAAAGTGAGTCTCGCTAAAAATCGCATAATGCGCAGGGAAGATAGGTTCAGAAAATTCAAGGCGAAATATAGCGTTGTAAATCGTTAAACAAGGCCAAAAGCGAAAGGGAAATCAGCAATAAAAAGCCCACTTTCTGGAGCTGCTCTTGCATCGAAACCGAAATCCGCTTTCCGGCAACTAACTCCCATGCATCATACAGGAGCTGACCCCCATCTAGCATTGGGAAAGGCAGTAAATTGAGCATCCCAATACTGATGCTAATTAGTGCCAAAAATGCCAAAAAGGGTTGCCAGCCAACCTGGATGGACTTGCCAGCCATATCCGCAATGCTTAAAGGCCCTCCAAGCTGCTTTAAGGAGGCTTGCCCCGTAAACATTCCCAACATTAGCCTTGCTGAGACCTTAGTAATTAGCCAAACCCTCTGAGTAGCAAGCCCCAAAGCATCTAAGGGGCCTAGTTTCAGCTCATACCATTCGTTTAAGGGAATTGGCATGGGCAGAAGGCCAAGGTCTTTCATAGGGTCACTATTCGGCCTCATTCTTGGAAGGTCATCAGCCTTAAAAGACTTAATCAGGCGCCTACCCTCGGAATCCTCAAGTTCTAGAGCAAATCCAGACTCACCGGTCAAGGCATCCATCAAATTCCAGCGCAGAGCATTCCAACTCAGAACAACATCAAACTTCTCGGAAATTGGGGTCGCATCTTCTTTCAAGTTTTGCCAACCTAAAACTCGATCCCCCTGAGAGATGCCTAGTTGAGAGGCGAGCGAATGTTCAGGGGGGCTTTGCAATACTGCTGGCATCTGGGGAACGCCAGAGACATAAATCACAGAAAAAAGAACTACTGCTAAAAAGAAATTGGCGAATGGTCCTGCAGCCACAATGAGAGAACGTTGCCAAAGAGGCTTATGATCAAACGTGCAATGGCGATCCTCAGGACGAATGACTTGGTTTCGATCGCGCCCATCCAAGAGCTTTACATAGCCACCCAGAGGAATTGAAGCCAAAACCCATTCTGTTTGATTTTCAGCGCGATAGGTAAACAATGGTTTGCCGAAGCCGATAGCAAATCGCAACACTCGAACGCCACAGGCTCGTGCCGCTAAAAAATGGCCAAACTCGTGGAAGCTTACTAAGACCCCCAAGGTCAACAAAAACGCTCCAAGAGTAATTAACGCCTGCATGAAATCATCACCTTAAAACATTTTTTACAGAGCTTTAATGAAATCCTGCGCTACCTTTCTGGCCTGCGCATCAATCTGCAAAATGCTATCTAGGGAATCCGCTTTACCTGTTGCGATTGCATTTAATGTTTTTTCTACGACTACAGGAATTTGCAAATACGGCAATCCCTTATCCAAGAAAGCTGCCACCGCAACTTCATTGGCTGCATTTAAAACGGCTGGAGCAGCGCCTCCAGACTGCGCTGCGGTAAATGCTAATGACAAACAGGGAAAGCGAGATAAGTCGGGCTCAGAGAAGCTGAGGTTAGCCAACTGAGTCAAGCTCAAGGGCTTCACTCCTGCAGCCACCCTTTCTGGCCACGCTAAACCATAGGCAATGGGTGTGCGCATATCTGGTTGACCTAACTGCGCCAATACAGAGCCATCACGATAACGAACCATCGAATGCACTACGCTTTGCGGATGAATCAGAACTTTAATTTTTTCCAGCGGCAGACCGAACAACCAAAATGCCTCAATTACCTCCAGGCCTTTATTCATCATCGTTGCCGAATCTACAGAAATCTTTCTACCCATAACCCAATTTGGGTGAGCACAAGCTTGCTCAGGCGTGATGCTGGCGAGCTGATCCAGTGGTGTATTGCGGAATGGTCCACCAGATGCAGTCAGCCACAATTCCTCAACGCCTAAATGCGCATTTTGCGAAGAAGAATCTTTTGTGAAATTATTGGGTAAGCATTGAAAAATGGCATTGTGCTCACTATCAATCGGCAATAACTCACCACCTCCAGCATTCATCGCTTGCATGAATAAATTACCAGACATTACTAACGCTTCTTTGTTGGCCAGCAAAACTCGCTTACCTGCCTTAGCCGCTGCCAGGGCAGGTACCAACCCTGCAGCCCCAACAATGGCTGCCATGACGGTATCGCAATCAGAATCAGTAACAGCCGTCACTAGTGATGACGGTCCATACATCACCTGAGTTGAAATATTGTTTTGCTGCAATAGCCCTTCAAGACGCGCAGCATCAGCAGCCTCAGACACCACCGCAATTGCGGGCTTAAACTCAATACATTGTTCCGCTAATCGATCGACCTGCTTACCTGCGGTAAGGGCTACCACCTCAAAGCGATCTGGATGCGCACGAATAACATCTAATGTGTTAACACCAATGGATCCAGTAGAGCCTAATATGGCAATACGTCTCATCACACAAGACCTGCAAGAAGCGCCGCTATAGGCATGGTCGGAATTAACGCATCTACACGATCCAGCACACCACCGTGACCTGGCAATAACTGACTGCTATCTTTAACACCCGCTAGACGCTTTAACTGAGATTCAAAGAGGTCGCCAAAAATACTGAAGGCTGTTAACAGAGTCACCATCACGAACATGGGAACCCATCCGAAACGAATAGCCCAAGCGCCAAATATAGTGGACTCAAATGGTAAGAAGAACACGCATGCCAATGCATAGGCATAACAGAGAATAAGACCGCCTACAGCACCCTCAACTGATTTTCCTGGGCTGATTTGCACGGCAAGCTTGCGCTTACCAAAAGCTTTGCCGACAAAATAAGCGCCAATATCCGCGACCCAAACTAGTGCCATTGTGGATAGCAGGAAAACTAGACCTAACTCCCGCAAAAATACAATTGCAAACCAGGTCGCTGGTAGCAGTATGAGACCAAGTACCACATAAAAAGGGCGTAACATTTGCAAAGAGAGATTCATCCCTCTTGCAAGAATGAAGGGCGCAACAAAAAACCAAAAGATAACTGCTAACAACAATAAGGAGAACTGCCATGCTACATTTTGCAAGCCCAGCAAAATAAAGATGATGGCCAAACAAAAGGCCGCATAAAGCCAAGCTGCACGTTGCGCCTCAGGCGCCAACAGACGACTCCACTCCCAAGCGCCAGCCAACACTGCAACAAGAAAAAAGGCGCCGATGTATACCGCAGGCAGGAAAAATAAAATAGGCAACAATACCGCCAATAAAACTAGAGCGGTGATAACGCGAGTTTTCAGCATGAAAAGTGGATTCTAAGATTAGACGGCATCACT contains these protein-coding regions:
- the lpxD gene encoding UDP-3-O-(3-hydroxymyristoyl)glucosamine N-acyltransferase, which codes for MPTAIELANQFQASLVGEASNSFVGLAPLERATQNQISFLSNPLYRQQAADSGAGALIVSRSDLEFLQANPGKNSGKRVYFVSQNPYASFARMAQHFAKQSAPAHVPGIHASAVIDPSAIIPPSCHIGPFVHIGPNVRLGERVVILGNASIAKDSAIASDALIYPSVSIYAGTQIGERCIIHSGAVIGADGFGFAPDFSATGGEWVKIPQTGNVIIGDDVEIGASTTIDRGAMSDTVIGSGTKIDNQVQIAHNVIIGKCCVIAGCAAISGSTKIGNFCIIGGAANFAGHLTIADRTTVSGNTSIIRSITEPGQHFTGVYPSMLHAAWEKNAAILRGLDKIRQRLRLLDKK
- a CDS encoding OmpH family outer membrane protein translates to MKFVQFSKSLQWILAAVALVISAPHVFAQDAGTRVAVVNSEKVFNESNLAKAMQTRLQNEFTKRQNDLRDSAQKIQTAAEKLDRDAAVMNEADRVRRQRELADQDRELQRKQREFTEDLNQRTFEERAKIAEKANTILRQIAEQRKLDIIVQEAAFVSPKADITDDVIKALNSQK
- the bamA gene encoding outer membrane protein assembly factor BamA, whose product is MRFLARLTLLLSIGLSLHVYAADSFVVKDIRVEGLQRVEPGTVFSYLSVQVGDTFTEEKGAEAIKALYSTGFFRDVQIQAQGDVLIVIVDERPTISRIEFTGMKEFDQEIVRKSLKTVGVAEARFYDKALIDKAEQELKRQYVGKGMFAAEVVATVTPVERNQVAIYFNIDEGPVAKIQEINFIGNEAFSEGTLRGEMQLKTGGWLSWYSKDNLYSKQKLTADLETIRSYYLNRGYLEFVIESTQVSITPDKKGIYLTISIREGKKFTVKDVRLAGELLGKEAELKQLIVLKPGDTFSSAKLTESTKAIAEVLGSYGYAFATINPQPDIRREQAEVDLTLVIDPGRRIYVRKVEISGNAKTRDMVIRREMRQFESSWFDSDKIDLSKKRLGRLGYFTETDITTEDVPGSPDQVDVNVKVTEKPTGAVTIGAGFSSTEKLILSAGINQDNAFGTGTSVGLNASVGKINQNLTLSNYDPYFTEDGISRYTDLYYRSSKPLYYVGDPDYQIKSVGSNIKFGVPYTEVDRVFFGTGVEAFQIQTTVNTPIPYLNYAQSYGIAAPGYPGTLTTYNVPLTVGWARDGRDSALIPSDGSLQQLSAEAGTPVGNMTFYRMYGQYQKYHSFSKGNILSFNGEVGYGQAYGNNPFPITKNYYVGGIGSVRGYAPGSLGPLYYNQYLGTNQPTGGQSKIVSNLEYTVPVPGSGVDKTLRVFTFVDGGNAFGQNINLVLRYSYGLGLSWISPLGPLKFSYGIPIRSQPTDNIQRLQFQVGTAF
- a CDS encoding RIP metalloprotease — protein: MQALITLGAFLLTLGVLVSFHEFGHFLAARACGVRVLRFAIGFGKPLFTYRAENQTEWVLASIPLGGYVKLLDGRDRNQVIRPEDRHCTFDHKPLWQRSLIVAAGPFANFFLAVVLFSVIYVSGVPQMPAVLQSPPEHSLASQLGISQGDRVLGWQNLKEDATPISEKFDVVLSWNALRWNLMDALTGESGFALELEDSEGRRLIKSFKADDLPRMRPNSDPMKDLGLLPMPIPLNEWYELKLGPLDALGLATQRVWLITKVSARLMLGMFTGQASLKQLGGPLSIADMAGKSIQVGWQPFLAFLALISISIGMLNLLPFPMLDGGQLLYDAWELVAGKRISVSMQEQLQKVGFLLLISLSLLALFNDLQRYISP
- the ispC gene encoding 1-deoxy-D-xylulose-5-phosphate reductoisomerase codes for the protein MRRIAILGSTGSIGVNTLDVIRAHPDRFEVVALTAGKQVDRLAEQCIEFKPAIAVVSEAADAARLEGLLQQNNISTQVMYGPSSLVTAVTDSDCDTVMAAIVGAAGLVPALAAAKAGKRVLLANKEALVMSGNLFMQAMNAGGGELLPIDSEHNAIFQCLPNNFTKDSSSQNAHLGVEELWLTASGGPFRNTPLDQLASITPEQACAHPNWVMGRKISVDSATMMNKGLEVIEAFWLFGLPLEKIKVLIHPQSVVHSMVRYRDGSVLAQLGQPDMRTPIAYGLAWPERVAAGVKPLSLTQLANLSFSEPDLSRFPCLSLAFTAAQSGGAAPAVLNAANEVAVAAFLDKGLPYLQIPVVVEKTLNAIATGKADSLDSILQIDAQARKVAQDFIKAL
- a CDS encoding phosphatidate cytidylyltransferase; this encodes MLKTRVITALVLLAVLLPILFFLPAVYIGAFFLVAVLAGAWEWSRLLAPEAQRAAWLYAAFCLAIIFILLGLQNVAWQFSLLLLAVIFWFFVAPFILARGMNLSLQMLRPFYVVLGLILLPATWFAIVFLRELGLVFLLSTMALVWVADIGAYFVGKAFGKRKLAVQISPGKSVEGAVGGLILCYAYALACVFFLPFESTIFGAWAIRFGWVPMFVMVTLLTAFSIFGDLFESQLKRLAGVKDSSQLLPGHGGVLDRVDALIPTMPIAALLAGLV